A single Sporosarcina sp. FSL W8-0480 DNA region contains:
- a CDS encoding DUF4179 domain-containing protein, whose protein sequence is MFERGKMTVEQMKEKIDQMEIPKDNVHSAIRSGFEKGKKEQHALKRKKLVKRSSWSIVFAAILLVSFVTSISVSPVFADKISSLPGMERIVALLQQQDRSLIAAVEEDFYQPLNLSQEKMGITVTLNGVIADKKGAVIFYSVESEVNDKPLQVEYLNLMKEGNRYLPMFNTTFYDKNKPVIKENVFSSMMTLETDDNHIVGDGNLVWEIGLKKGNEVEHFQIPFEFKKSSFVSKTIVLNKEVLIEGQRITVQKVILDPIRATVKLKVDPNNTKKIFSFQNLKLVNDIGDEWIVNNKGTAFRNLDGTEWSITMQSPYFTNSDNLKLDFGKIAAIDKTDAFILIDTESKEFLKQPSESIFSNLEVKDNKVSFMMDVNGEYNMLVSSSFQDNGGKEFFVKFDYTNLRRGEKYVDGSVEVVGKSIKLEFELPKESFENPLRFDLGYYPSWIEEEAMVEIEVK, encoded by the coding sequence TGATCAAATGGAGATTCCAAAAGACAATGTGCATTCAGCCATACGAAGCGGATTTGAGAAGGGCAAAAAAGAACAACATGCTTTAAAAAGAAAGAAGTTAGTAAAAAGAAGCTCATGGTCGATTGTGTTTGCTGCAATCCTGCTCGTCTCATTTGTTACATCTATTTCTGTATCCCCTGTGTTTGCGGACAAGATTTCATCGTTACCGGGCATGGAACGCATTGTTGCACTTCTTCAACAACAGGACAGAAGTTTGATTGCGGCGGTTGAAGAAGATTTTTATCAACCATTAAACCTATCCCAAGAAAAAATGGGTATTACGGTAACCCTCAATGGGGTGATTGCAGACAAGAAAGGCGCAGTTATTTTTTACTCAGTCGAATCGGAAGTGAATGATAAACCTTTACAGGTTGAGTATTTGAATTTGATGAAAGAAGGCAATAGGTATTTGCCTATGTTTAATACAACATTTTACGATAAAAATAAACCGGTTATTAAAGAGAATGTATTTAGCTCCATGATGACACTCGAAACCGATGACAATCACATCGTAGGCGATGGGAATCTTGTATGGGAGATTGGCTTGAAGAAGGGGAATGAAGTAGAGCATTTTCAAATCCCGTTCGAATTTAAAAAGTCTAGTTTCGTTAGTAAAACAATTGTATTAAATAAAGAAGTTTTAATCGAAGGACAACGGATTACGGTTCAAAAAGTTATACTTGATCCAATTCGGGCAACAGTTAAGTTGAAAGTCGACCCAAATAACACTAAAAAGATCTTTTCTTTTCAAAACTTAAAATTAGTGAATGATATTGGCGACGAATGGATTGTTAATAATAAAGGAACTGCGTTTAGAAATTTAGATGGAACCGAATGGTCGATTACAATGCAAAGTCCATACTTTACTAACTCTGATAACCTAAAATTAGATTTTGGGAAAATAGCAGCAATTGATAAAACCGATGCTTTTATCTTAATAGATACCGAGTCAAAAGAGTTTTTAAAACAGCCATCTGAGTCGATATTTTCAAACTTGGAAGTTAAGGATAATAAAGTTAGCTTTATGATGGATGTGAATGGGGAATACAATATGTTAGTATCCTCAAGTTTTCAAGATAATGGCGGAAAGGAGTTTTTTGTAAAGTTTGACTACACTAATCTTAGAAGAGGTGAAAAGTATGTAGATGGGTCAGTGGAGGTAGTTGGAAAATCAATAAAGCTTGAATTCGAACTACCTAAAGAATCCTTTGAAAACCCTTTAAGATTTGATTTGGGTTATTATCCTTCTTGGATAGAAGAGGAAGCAATGGTGGAGATAGAGGTAAAATAA